The genomic region CAGGGCGGGCGTGGTCTCCTGCGCCACCGTCTCGCGACGGCCGCCCACGGATACCCACCACACCAGCAGCGCCACGGACAGCGACAACAGCCAGAACCAGATCGACTTCATTCGCGTTTCCCTCTTGGATTGCGAACCACCGCAAGTCGCACGGCGACGTTCCCTTGGCACAACAGAAAGATGCGTCTCATCTTCATCCTCCCGGTTCGCCTATTCTGCGTATCAAGCGTCGAAAGCAGATAAACCGGAGCACCGAACTCGCCTACGGCCTGCGTGGCGCTTGCCGTTGCCGTTGCCGGTGACACGACCACACATGCGATGCGAGGCTGTTCACTTCAGGGCGATCGCGATCAGTCGGCCCGTCGATTGGCTCGCGCCTTCGACGATGTAGAGCGTGCCACTAGCCGATATCGCGAGCGTCCCGGGCGCCGGGTAGGACCACACCGGCTGGCGCGTGGCCAGATCGAGGGCGTAGACCACGCGATTGGTGCTGACGAACACGAGATTGTCGGTCACCACCACGTTGCGGTGGAAACGCACGTCCGAGGGCTGCGGCACCCAGGACCAGAGAACCTGGCCGGTGGCTTCGTCGATGGCGTCGAACGACTTGGGCGTGTTGGAGCCCGCATACACGATGCCCTTGGCCGTCGCCGGCTGGGTCATGTATGCCCTCGCGGTGCGCCAGCGTGCCGCGTTGTTGGCGACCGAGAAGTTGATCAGGGGACGAGCGCTGGACAGGTCGGCGCTGCCAAATATGCTGTAAGTGCCGCCGCTGAAAGATGTCACGCTGTCGGCCCGCCCGAGCATGGGGGCGCCGTTGTGCGCATAGCCCTGGACCGGACTGTAGGGATCGCTGATGGACGACAGCTTCAATCCGGTGGCGGTGTCGTAGGTCACGAGGGCGGTGCCATCGTAGTGGTAGACCCGCGACTGGTCCACGGCCGGGGTGGTCATCTCGTCGTCGCCGCTGAACATCGACCACTGCAGGTCGCCGGCGGTGTCGCTGTACGCATAGACGCCGCCGCCGTAGTAGCCGCCATTGGTGTACACGCGGCCGTCGCGGATCGTGGGCGCCATCACATCCGACCATTGCGCGGCGAACGAGTTCTGGAACACGGGTGCGCCGGTGCCCGCATGGAACGCCCAGAGGAAGGTCTGCTGGTGTCCCGTCGTGGCAGCGTAGACCTTGCCATTGGCGGCGGCGGGCGGATTCAGCGCCGGATAGTTGGGAAACGTCTGCTCCCATACCAGGCCGCCATCGTTCTCGCGCAGTGCGCGCAGCGCCAGCAATCCGGCCCCATCGTCTGACACGAAGACCAGACCGGGCGCCGTCGACACCGCATGGATGAAGCCCTGCGTCGTGACGGGCGTCGGTCGCTGCCATTCCCACTTGTAGGCGAACGCCCGAGGGTGGAACGTCGCCGGTACATAGCCGGTGTGTCCGGCATCGCGCTGGAATGTCTCCCATTCGCCCAATGCGATGTTCGCCGGGTCCTCGACGATCACTTCGAACGGCACGTACAGCGTCCCGCGCGGGATCTCGTCGACGCAAGCCTCGTCCCGGCAGGTCTTCAGCTCCACATAGCCCACATGCGTGCCTTCCGCCAGGCCTTCCGCCACTCGAACCTCGACGCGGAAGTGGCGATCGTCGATCTGCGTGATCGTCGGGCCCTCATCGAGCCCTCCGTTGGTTGGCCTCGCCTGCAGGAACGACCCGCTCAGCGGCAATGCCACCGACAACACTGCGGACGGCCGTCCGCCGAGCAGGCATCGCACCTGCAACCGCGATGGCGTGGCCACCAGATCGGTGCGGATCGAGGACAGGTCGCCGGGCGGGCCATCGAACTCGTTCGTGCGGCGCGTCAGCATCGGGCTGGCGGCCCGCAGGGCGGGCGTGGTCTCCTGCGCCACCGTCTCGCGACGGCCGCCCACGGATACCCACCACACCAGCAGCGCCACGGACAGCGACAACAGCCAGAACCAGATCGACTTCATTCGCGTTTCCCTCTTGGATTGCGAACCACCGCAAGTCGCACGACGGCGCTTCCCTGACGCAACAGAAAAAAAGCGCCCTATTCCGATCTTGCCAGTTTGCCTATTCTCCCGCCACTAGGCGCCAATGGCGCGCGCGGGCTGAATATGGACGGCTCCCATTGGTCGGTCGCGTTTCCAATTCGAGAGCAGATTGCGAGCACACATTCGGCCTGATAGGTGAAGATTATCGGTTCTGGCCCTGGCCAAACAGTCTCACATGGGTATCTGATTGGGTGATCGACCGTGAAGACAACCCGTCTATTCACGCTCTTCCAGAGAGAGCCCACGCCCTTCGGGCCGGCATCGCTTTACGCGCTACACGCGGCGCGGAAAGACCGGGCCTGAAGGCGCTCCGACCAAAGCGGGTCACGGCCGTCTTTGCCTTGGCCCTGCAACACTTCCATCAAGCGTCCTTCCGATCACTATTTTTTGCAAAAAACGATTTGCAAAAAACGAACTGAAGACCGCTCTACCGAGCCAAGAATCGCAACCCGGGCCGCCCACGGTGGGAGGGGGAGGAAGCCGCAGAGCGGCCCGGATGCGAAGAGGTTGCGCGTCACCCGACAGCGGGTTCCTGGCGCGCTTCGCTGGCGCGCACGCGGAACCACGCCGCGTAGAGCGCGGGCAGGAACAACAGGGTCAGTACGGTCGCGACAATCAGGCCGCCCATGATCGCAACGGCCATCGGCCCGAAGAACGCGCTGCTCGACAATGGCACCATCGCGAGGATCGCGGCCAGCGCGGTCAGCACGATCGGCCGGAAGCGGCGCACCGTCGATTCGACGATCGCGGTCCAGCGGTCGTGGCCGCTGGCGATATCCTGTTCGATCTGATCGATCAGGATCACCGAGTTGCGCATGATCATGCCCGAGAGCGCGATCGTGCCGAGCATCGCGACGAAACCGAACGGCACCCGGAACGCCAGCAGGAACGCGACCACGCCGATCAGGCCCAATGGCGCGGTCGACATCACCAGGAACACGCGCGACAGATCGCGCAGCTGCAGCATCAGCAAGGTGATCACCACGAACACGAACAGCGGCATGCCGGCCTTGATCGAATCCTGGCCGCGCGCGGAATCCTCCACCGATCCGCCGGTTTCCATCAGATAGCCGTCCGGCAATGTGGCGCGGATGGCATCGAGGGTCGGATCGATCCGCCCGACGACCGTCGCCGGCGTCGGGCCGTTGACGATATCGGCGCGCACGGTCACGGTGGGCAAACGGTTGCGATGCCAGATGACGCCGTCCTCGAAGGTCGATTCCAGCCTTGCGATCTGCATCACCGGCACGGTGAGGCCGCTGGTGGTGGGCACCGCGAGACTGCCGAGCAGTTCCAGTCGCTCACGTTCATTCTCGGGCCCGCGCAGCAGGATCTCGATCAATTCGTTGTCTTCGCGGTAGGTGCTGACGCGCTGACCCGACAGCGAACTGGAGAGGAAATGCGCGAGTTGCTCCGAACTCACGCCCAGCGCGCGGGCGCGATCCTGATCGATGACCAGGCGCACGACCTTGCTGGGTTCGTCCCAATCGAAATTGACGTTGATGACGTCCGGATTCGCACGCACTTTGGCCATGACCCGCGACGCGATCTCGCGCACGCGTTCGACATGCTCGCCGGAGACGCGATACTGGATCGGATAACCCACCGGCGGACCGTTCTCGAGGCGGGTCACCCGCAGCTGCAGCTCGGGAAACTGCGGACGCACGTCACCCATCAGCCAGTTGCGCAGCGCTTCGCGCGCCTCGATGTCCTTCGCGCGCACCACGAACTGGGTGAAATGGGTTTGCGGCAATTGCTGGTCGAGCGGCAGATAGAATCTCGGCGAGCCGGTGCCGACATAAGCGACGTAATTCTCGATTTCCTTCCGCGCCGACAACAGTTTTTCGAGTTTGCGCGCAGCCGCATCGGTCGCCTTCAGGGAGCTGCCTTCGGCCAGCTCGACATCGACCATCAGTTCAAGGCGGGTCGAGTCCGGGAAGAACTGCTGCGGAACGAAGCGGAACACCGCGATCGACACCATGAACGCGAGCACCGTCGCGCCGATCACCAGCCACCGGCGACGGATGCACCATCGCACCGTCGCTCGGAATCGCTTGTAGAAAGCGGTGTCGTAAGGATCGTGCGCGGGCGAGTTCGCGCCCTCGGTCGCGATCGGCGCCGGCCCGAGCAGTCCGGCGAATCGCGGCCAGCGATCGGCGAGACCCGAACGGAACGTACGGATGCGGCCTTCCAACGAACGCGGAGTCGGCCGTGCGTTCGGCTCGGGCAACATCTTGTCGCCGAGATACGGAATGAACAGCACCGCCGCCACCCAGGACACCATCAGCGCGATCGTCACCACCTGGAACAGCGATCGCGTGTATTCGCCGGTGCTCGATGCGGCGGTGGCGATCGGCAGAAAACCGGCCGCGGTCACGAGCGTGCCGGTGAGCATCGGGAATGCGGTGGTCTCGTAGGCGAACGCAGCCGCCCGCAGCCGCGAGAACCCCTGCTCCATCTTGATCGCCATCATCTCGACCGCGATGATCGCATCGTCCACCAGCAGACCGAGCGCGAGCACCAGCGCGCCGAGCGATATCTTGTGCAGACCGATGCCGAAGTAATGCATCACCGCGAACGTCATCGCCAGCACCAGCGGGATGGTCACTGCGACCACCAACCCGGTGCGCAGGCCCAGCGAGAAGAAGCTGACCAGCAGCACGATGATCACCGCTTCGCCCAGCACCGTCACGAACTCGCCGACGGAATCGCGCACCGCCGCAGGCTGATCGGCGATGCGGCGCAACTGCATGCCTACCGGCAGGCTCCGCTGCAGGCGCACGGTTTCGGCATCCAGCGCCTTGCCCAACTGCAGGATGTCGCCGGTGGGTTTCATCGATACCGCGATCCCGATCGCGTCGTCGCCCATGTAGCGGATGCGCGGTGCGGCGGGATCGGCGTAACCGCGATGCACATCCGCGATCTCGCCCAGGCGCACGGTGCGGTCGCCGGCCCGGATCGGGAACTGGCGAATGTCGTCCAATGACTTGAAATTGCCGGTCACGCGCAACTGCACCCGGTCGGTCGCCGTCTCGAAGAATCCGGCCGACGCGACCGCGTTCTGTTCTGCCAAGGCCTGCTGCACGACCGGAAGCGGAATCCCCAGCGTGGCGAGCTTGGTATTCGACAGGTCGATCCAGATCTTCTCGTCCTGCAAGCCGAGCAGTTCGATCTTGGCGACGTCCGGCACGCGCTGCAGTTCCAGTTCCAGCCGCTCGGCGTAATCCTTCAGCAGCGCGTAGTCGAATCCCTTGCCGGTGAGCGCATAGATGTTGCCGTAGGTGTCGCCGAATTCGTCGTTGAAGAATGGCCCGACCGCACCCGCCGGCAGGGTCGCGTCGATATCGCCGATTTTCTTGCGTACCTGGTACCAGAGTTCGGGCAGCTCGCGGCTGTGCATCGAATCGCGCGCGATGAAGAACACCTGCGATTCGCCGGAGCGGGAATACGAACTGATCGCTTCGTAATCCCCGGTTTCCATCAGTTTCTTTTCGATCCGGTCGGTGATCTCGCGCGCGACTTCCCCGGCGGTCGCGCCCGGCCAGATCGTGCGCACCACCATCACCTTGAAGGTGAACGGAGGATCTTCGGACTGCGCGAGCTTGCGATAGGACCAGACGCCGAGGATCGCCAGCACCAGCATCGTGTAGAGCACCAGCGAGCGGTTTGCGAGCGCCCATTCGGAAAGATTGAATCTACGCATGGCCAGACCGCCCGGACGCCGAGACGCGCCGCGACCGCTGTGCGGGAAGTGGTTCGCATACCGGATGCGCAACGTTCATGTCGATGCTCCGGTCAGTTCGATTGGACGGGGCGATTGCTGCGGTCGACCGGCAACACCGCCTGGTCCGCATGCAGCAGATGGCCTCCGGCGACCACGATCCAATCCGTGGGCTTCAGGCCGGAAAGGATCGGGACGCTGTTGGCGGAATAGGATCCAGCCACCACCCGTACCGGCCGGGCCCGCTGCGATTCGGGGTCGGCGACCCACACCATCGTCAGGCCTTCGGCATCTCTCTGGACAGCGGACAATGGCACCGTCAGTCCGGCGGGTTGCCCGGCACCGACGATGTAGACCCGTGCGCTTTGCCCCAGCGCGACTGCATCGATGTGCTCCGGGGCCAGACTCGCGCGAGCCGCGTAAGTCCGCGTCGACGGATCGGCGACCGGCGAAATTTCGCGGATCCTCGCCGACAGCGGCGGGCCTTTGGTGTTCCACAGTTCGACCAGCACCATCTGCCCGGCCTGGAATCCGCGGACACTCGATTCGGGCAGCGCGAAAGCGACTTCGCGCCCGCCCTCCACGGCGAACGAGAACACGGTCTGTCCGGGCGCCAGCACCTGCCCCGCCTCGGCCATCCGCGCTGCGATCACGCCATCGGCGGACGCGAGCAGCGAGGCGTAACCGCTCTGATTGCGCGCCACATCGCGTTGCGCGCGCGCCGCACGCACCTGGCCCTCGGCCGCACGGAGGGCCGCCGTCTGCTGGTCGAGCGAGGAACGGCTGACCAGTTGATCCTTGGACAGGGCCGCGAAACGCGCGTGATCGGCACGACTACGGGCCAATTGCGCTTCCGCTGCGGCGAGCTGCGCCTGCGACGCGTCCGCCTGGAGCTGAAGGTCTCCCGGATCCAGTTCCGCGAGTACATCGCCCTTGTGGACCTGGTCGCCCGCATCCACGAGCCTGCGCGCCAGTTTGCCGCCGACCCGGAAAGACAGCGCCGTTTCCTCGCGGGCGCGGATCTCGCCGGCGAACGCAGTCAGGCCTTCCGATGAGGGCCCGGCAGTATCGGCACGTGCGACAAGCACCGGACGCGGCGCCCGGGATGTCGGTTCGGCATTGCCACAAGCCGCCAGAACCACCACCATCAGCATTGGAATGACCGCTCTGAAACCAGCTCTGCCGAAGTCCGAAGTCCTGCGCGCTGCCATGTTCGCCTCATGCGATCGGGGGATGAGCCCGGTGGCTCGCTGGAACCCCGGGATTAATGAACTTGTCGGTATCGTATAAATAACATACCAATTAGTCTAGTATTGCAAGCATGAGTGCCACAGGCCCACAATCCGCTGCCCCTGAGGCCATCAAACCGGCAGGCCCCGGCCGTCCGAAGGATCTCGGCAAGCGCGCGGCGATTCTTGAAGTGGCCAAACGCCTGTTCAGCCAGAACGGCTTCGATGGCGTGAGCATGGATCAGATCGCGGCCGAAGCCGGCGTCTCCAAACTCACGGTCTACAGTCATTTCGGCGACAAGGAATCGCTGTTCAGTTCGGCGATTCGCGCCAAGTGCGAAGAACAGATGCCGCCGACGCTGTTCCTCGCGGGCCTGGAAGGCGATCTGCGCGAGCAGCTCACCACGATCGCACGCGCGTTTTTCGCGCTGGTGACCAGCGAAGAGTCCATCGCGATGCATCGGATGATGATGATGCCCGGCACCGGCGACTCGCACGTTCGCGAGCTGTTCTGGCAAGCCGGCCCGCAACAGGTGAAAGACGCCTTCGCCGAATTCCTTCGCGCCCGCGTCGCGCGCGGGGAACTGCAGGTGACCGACATCACGCGCGCGGCATCGCAGTTCCTGTGCCTGATCAAGGGCGAGATGCATACGCAACTGCTGTGCGGCATGTGCTGCGGCGCGCCCGTCAACGACACCGAATGCCATATCGAGGCGACCGTCGACCTGTTCCTGCGTGCCTACGGCAGCGACCGGAACGCCGCGGAATGAACGGCCAAGCGGCGACGTCTCGGCATGCACGGTGGTCCATGCCCCCGGTCCCGGTGACTTCCGGCACTCAGCCGAAACCTGCGCTTGCGGCGATCCTGAGTACAGCAACCGAACAGCCGTCCCGGTAAACTTCCGCATCCCCGAACCTTCCAGAACGCGCCGTTGCAAGAGATATCAGCATGACGATCGATTACGCCAAAGCCCGCGAAACCATGGTCGAACAGCAAGTCCGGCCGTGGGATGTGTCCGAACCTCGCGTCCTCGAGGCCTTGGCGCGGCTGCCGCGCGAGCGCTTCGTGGCGGAATCGCATCGCGCGCTCGCCTACTCCGACCTTGCCCTGCCGATCGGCCACGGCGAATCGATGATGAAACCGGTGCTCGAAGGCCGCGCGCTGCAGGCACTGTCGATCGGCGCCAGCGAAGACGTCCTCGAAATCGGGGCTGGCAGCGGATACCTCACCGCCTGCATCGGCAGTCTGGCCCGCGATGTCGTGAGCCTGGAACTGCACGAAGATCTCGCCCAGGCGGCGCGCGGCCGTCTGCAGGCACAGGGGATCGGCAACGTCCGGATCGATGCCGCCGACGCGTTCGGCTGGGACAGCGAGCGCCGATTCGATGCGATCTGCTTCAGCGGCGCGGTCGCGATCGTGCCTTCGCGCTTCCTGGCATGGCTGCGACCCGGCGGCCGGATGTTCGTCATACACGGTCAGGCACCCGCCATGGAAGCGGCGCTGGTACGCCATGCCGACAACGCCGCCGGCTTCCAGGTCGAATCGCTTTTCGAAACCGAACTGCCGTATCTGATCGGCGGCGCCCCCATTCCAGAGTTCAAACTGTAGATCGCACGGCTGGCTCGACCGCCCCGTACGCTGATTGTCCAGACAAAAAAGGATGCCCATGACTCGCCGCCCCCTCGCTCTCGCCCTCGCTGTGATCCTGTTGCCGTTCGGCGCCCAGGCCGAAGACCTTGTGCAGTCCTACGAGCTCGCACGCACCAGCGATCCCCAACTCGCCGCCGCGGAATCCAGCCGTCTCGTTTCGCGCGAGGGCGCGGTGCAAGGCCGCGCGGCGATGCTGCCGCAGATCAATGGCGACGCGTCCTACAATCGTTCGCGCAGCGACAGCGAATCCTCGTCCCCCAGCGCCGATACCAGCAACGACACCACCACCCGCGACCTCGGCCTGCGCCTGAATCAGATGGTGTACGACCACAGCGTCGTGAACCGCGCGCGCAGCCAGAACGCCCTGTCGCAGGCGGGCGACCTGCAGCTCGAAGCGGCAGGCGACTCCCTGATCACCCGCACCTCGGCCGCCTACTTCAACGTTCTGGTCGCGATGGAAACACTGGCGGCGGCGGAAGCGCAGGAAACGGCGCTGAAGAAGCAGTTCGATTTCGCGGACAAGCGGCTCGAAGTCGGCCTGGCGCCGATCACCGACGTCCATGAGGCCCGCGCCCAGTACGACCGTGCCCGCGCCAACACCATCGTGACCAGCAATGCGCTGGAGGATGCCTATCGCGCGCTGGAGGAAATCACCGGCAGCGACCTGCGCCTGCTCAAGGCCCTGCCCCAGGACTTCCAGCCGCAGTTGCCTTCGGCGCTGGATGGCGAAGGCTGGGTGGCGGCGGCACTCGAAAACAATCCCAGCCTGAAGGCCCAGGAATACCGGGTGAAGTCGGCGGAGGCCAGCGTGGAAAGCGCGCGCGGCGGTCACTACCCGACGCTTTACTTCGGAGCCAATTACGGCCGGAATCGCACCGACGGCGACTCCACCAACAACATCCTCAACCTCAGCTCGGACTTCGAGAACCAGAGCAACTCGCGCAGCCTCGGGCTGACCCTGTCGGTACCGATCTTCGCTGGCGGCGCGACCCAGTCCCAAGTGCGCCAGGCACTCGCCCAGCGCGACATCACGAACGATGAACTCGAACAGCAGAAACGTGCGCTGGTGCGCAGTACGCGCAATGCCTACCGTACGCTGGTCGCAGGCGTCAGCGAAGTCGAAGCGCGCAAGGCTGCGGTGTTTTCGGCGCGCAGCGCCTACGACGCCTCGCAGGTCGGCCTCGAGGTCGGCACCCGCACGGTGCTGGATGTGCTGAACAATCAACAGACGCTGTTCAACGCCGAGCAGGAGTACGCCCTCTCCCGCTACAACTTCCTGCAGAACCGCCTGCTGTTGGAGCAGGCGGCCGGCACACTGGACATCGACGATCTGCAGGATGTGAACCGCCTGCTCACCGTGGATGCCACGCTGAAAACGGCCCCCTGATCCGGCACAGCAGCCAGCAACAGGGTTCCATGCCAAAGCCGCATCCTCACCGCTGCGGGTTTTTCTTTTCCGCGCCGACGCGCGATCGGCACGAGAGCGAGCGAAGGGCTCTTCAAACGGCAGGCATTCAAGCGGCAGGAAGTTCGGATGCGATCAGATCCAATGTCTTGCGCAGCGCGCCCCTGCCCTCCTCGACCAGCATGCGACCCGCCGCGCTCATGCGCGCACGCTCGACCTCATCGTCGAGCAGCAGACCGATGTCCACCGCCACCTCCGCGGCGTCGGCACCGATCCTGAGCGCGCGCGCCTGGTCGAGCTGATCGGCGATATCCCTGAAATTGTGGAGATGCGGCCCGGTGACGACAGCGGTGCCGACGGCTGCGGGTTCGAGCAGATTGTGTCCGCCCACCGGCTGCAGACTACCGCCGACGAATGCGACATCCGCGCAGGCGTAGAAACTCATCAGTTCGCCGAGCGTGTCGATGATGAATACCGCATCGTCTCGATCGGGAAGCCGGGTGAGCCTGCGCGTCGCCACCTGCAGACCGGTATCGATCGCCAACTGCATCGCAGGCCGGAACCGCTCGGGATGTCGCGGCGCCCAGAGCATCAGCAGATCGGGCCAGCGTGCGCGCAAGTGACGGTCCATGGCCAACACCAGCGCCTCTTCGTCGGGATGCGTGCTGGCGGCGATCCACACCGGTCGACCGGCGATGCGCGCGCGGAATTCCCGCGCGAACGTGTCGATCGCAGGGTCGACCCGGGTGTCGAATTTCAGATTGCCGCAGACGACGACCTGATCTTCGCGCGCACCAAGGCTCAGGAATCGCGCCGCGTCGGCATCCGACTGCGCGGCGACCGCGCGCATCGTGCGCAGGGCGCGCCCGACCAGCGGACGCAGGGCGCGATAGCCGCGCAGCGAGCGCTCGGACAATCGTGCATTGACCAGATACGCCGGCACACCGTGATCGCGACAGGCGAACAGCAGATTCGGCCACAGCTCGGTTTCGACGATCAGCGCGACCCCGGGACGGAAATGACGCAGGAACCGCGCGACCGCGCCGGTCAGATCGTACGGCAGATAGACGTGCGTCACCCGATCGCCCCACAGCGCGGCGACGCGCTCGGAGCCGGTCGGCGTGATGGTGGTGATCAGGACCCGCCGCTGCGGATGATCGCGCAGCAATGCATTGACCAGCGGCGCGGCGGCGTTCACCTCGCCGACCGAAACCGCGTGGACCCAGAGGTGTTCGTCGCCCGGGGGCTTGTCGCGATAGCGCGCGTAGCGCTCGTCCCAGCGCAGCAGGTAGGCGCGCTGGCGGAATCCGCGCCAGATCAGGTGATAGACGGTGATGGGCAGCAGCAAGTACAACGCCGCCGAATACAGGCCGCGCAGGGTGTGCTCGATCACGCGTTCGAAGCTGTCGGCCCGCATGGCGACAGGATACCGGGTGAAGGCCGCCGCCAGCAGCGCACGGCCGGCGACGGGATGCGGCCCGTACAATGGCCGCATGCCGTTCGCCTTCGACGCCCCGCCGCCGCGATCGCCCCGACACTGGCCGAGCTGGCTCGGCATCGGCGTATTGGCGCTGCTCGCGCGTTTGCCATGGGGGCTGCAGCGGGTGCTCGGCCGCGCATTCGGTGCCGTGCTGCAACGGGCCTTGGGCAAGCGCCGCCGCATCGCCAAGCGCAACATCGCGCTTTGTTTTCCGGAGCTCGATGAGCACGCACGCGCCGACCTGTTGCGTCGACATTTCGCAGCACTGGGCATCGCCATCTTCGAGTTCGGTCGCGCGTGGTGGGGCTCGGTCGCACCGCAGCGCTGCGGGCTGATCATCGAAGGCATCGAACACCTCGAAGCGGCGCAGGCGAACGGTCGCGGCGTGATCGTGGTCTCCGGCCACTTCACCACGCTTGAGATCTGCGCGCGGCTTGCCTGCGATGCCGCACCGCTGGCGGGCATGTATCGGCCATATCCGCAGCCGGCGATGGAATGGGCGGTCCTGCGCGGACGTTCGCGCTACGCGGCCGGCATGTTCGCCAAGGACGATGTCCGCGGCGTGGCGAGGCACCTCAAGCGCGGCGGCCTGCTCTGGTACGCGCCGGACCAGGATCCGAGCAAGGGCGACAGCGTGTTCGTCCCGTTCTTCGGTCAGCCGGCGAAAAGCCTCAAGTCCACCCATCAGCTCGCGCGGCTCTCCGGCGCCGCAGTGGTGATGTTCCAGCATTACCGCCGCGACGATGGCGGTTACACCCTGCGCTTCTGGCCAGCGTTCGAGCAGTTCCCCTCGGACGATGCGGATGCCGACACCGCGCGCGTGATCGCCGCGATCGAAACCATGGCGCGCGATGCGCCCGAGCAATACTTGTGGATCCACCGGCGCTTCAAACGGCGGCCGGATGGGGTGTCGGTCTACGACTGAGGCGCCGGCGCGGCCGTCTCGCGGCCCAACAGGCTGCCTGCGTACAGCGCCGCCAGCAGCAGCGTTACACCGCCC from Lysobacter sp. harbors:
- a CDS encoding PQQ-binding-like beta-propeller repeat protein, with translation MKSIWFWLLSLSVALLVWWVSVGGRRETVAQETTPALRAASPMLTRRTNEFDGPPGDLSSIRTDLVATPSRLQVRCLLGGRPSAVLSVALPLSGSFLQARPTNGGLDEGPTITQIDDRHFRVEVRVAEGLAEGTHVGYVELKTCRDEACVDEIPRGTLYVPFEVIVEDPANIALGEWETFQRDAGHTGYVPATFHPRAFAYKWEWQRPTPVTTQGFIHAVSTAPGLVFVSDDGAGLLALRALRENDGGLVWEQTFPNYPALNPPAAANGKVYAATTGHQQTFLWAFHAGTGAPVFQNSFAAQWSDVMAPTIRDGRVYTNGGYYGGGVYAYSDTAGDLQWSMFSGDDEMTTPAVDQSRVYHYDGTALVTYDTATGLKLSSISDPYSPVQGYAHNGAPMLGRADSVTSFSGGTYSIFGSADLSSARPLINFSVANNAARWRTARAYMTQPATAKGIVYAGSNTPKSFDAIDEATGQVLWSWVPQPSDVRFHRNVVVTDNLVFVSTNRVVYALDLATRQPVWSYPAPGTLAISASGTLYIVEGASQSTGRLIAIALK
- a CDS encoding efflux RND transporter permease subunit; the encoded protein is MRRFNLSEWALANRSLVLYTMLVLAILGVWSYRKLAQSEDPPFTFKVMVVRTIWPGATAGEVAREITDRIEKKLMETGDYEAISSYSRSGESQVFFIARDSMHSRELPELWYQVRKKIGDIDATLPAGAVGPFFNDEFGDTYGNIYALTGKGFDYALLKDYAERLELELQRVPDVAKIELLGLQDEKIWIDLSNTKLATLGIPLPVVQQALAEQNAVASAGFFETATDRVQLRVTGNFKSLDDIRQFPIRAGDRTVRLGEIADVHRGYADPAAPRIRYMGDDAIGIAVSMKPTGDILQLGKALDAETVRLQRSLPVGMQLRRIADQPAAVRDSVGEFVTVLGEAVIIVLLVSFFSLGLRTGLVVAVTIPLVLAMTFAVMHYFGIGLHKISLGALVLALGLLVDDAIIAVEMMAIKMEQGFSRLRAAAFAYETTAFPMLTGTLVTAAGFLPIATAASSTGEYTRSLFQVVTIALMVSWVAAVLFIPYLGDKMLPEPNARPTPRSLEGRIRTFRSGLADRWPRFAGLLGPAPIATEGANSPAHDPYDTAFYKRFRATVRWCIRRRWLVIGATVLAFMVSIAVFRFVPQQFFPDSTRLELMVDVELAEGSSLKATDAAARKLEKLLSARKEIENYVAYVGTGSPRFYLPLDQQLPQTHFTQFVVRAKDIEAREALRNWLMGDVRPQFPELQLRVTRLENGPPVGYPIQYRVSGEHVERVREIASRVMAKVRANPDVINVNFDWDEPSKVVRLVIDQDRARALGVSSEQLAHFLSSSLSGQRVSTYREDNELIEILLRGPENERERLELLGSLAVPTTSGLTVPVMQIARLESTFEDGVIWHRNRLPTVTVRADIVNGPTPATVVGRIDPTLDAIRATLPDGYLMETGGSVEDSARGQDSIKAGMPLFVFVVITLLMLQLRDLSRVFLVMSTAPLGLIGVVAFLLAFRVPFGFVAMLGTIALSGMIMRNSVILIDQIEQDIASGHDRWTAIVESTVRRFRPIVLTALAAILAMVPLSSSAFFGPMAVAIMGGLIVATVLTLLFLPALYAAWFRVRASEARQEPAVG
- a CDS encoding efflux RND transporter periplasmic adaptor subunit: MLMVVVLAACGNAEPTSRAPRPVLVARADTAGPSSEGLTAFAGEIRAREETALSFRVGGKLARRLVDAGDQVHKGDVLAELDPGDLQLQADASQAQLAAAEAQLARSRADHARFAALSKDQLVSRSSLDQQTAALRAAEGQVRAARAQRDVARNQSGYASLLASADGVIAARMAEAGQVLAPGQTVFSFAVEGGREVAFALPESSVRGFQAGQMVLVELWNTKGPPLSARIREISPVADPSTRTYAARASLAPEHIDAVALGQSARVYIVGAGQPAGLTVPLSAVQRDAEGLTMVWVADPESQRARPVRVVAGSYSANSVPILSGLKPTDWIVVAGGHLLHADQAVLPVDRSNRPVQSN
- a CDS encoding TetR/AcrR family transcriptional regulator; translated protein: MSATGPQSAAPEAIKPAGPGRPKDLGKRAAILEVAKRLFSQNGFDGVSMDQIAAEAGVSKLTVYSHFGDKESLFSSAIRAKCEEQMPPTLFLAGLEGDLREQLTTIARAFFALVTSEESIAMHRMMMMPGTGDSHVRELFWQAGPQQVKDAFAEFLRARVARGELQVTDITRAASQFLCLIKGEMHTQLLCGMCCGAPVNDTECHIEATVDLFLRAYGSDRNAAE
- a CDS encoding protein-L-isoaspartate O-methyltransferase codes for the protein MTIDYAKARETMVEQQVRPWDVSEPRVLEALARLPRERFVAESHRALAYSDLALPIGHGESMMKPVLEGRALQALSIGASEDVLEIGAGSGYLTACIGSLARDVVSLELHEDLAQAARGRLQAQGIGNVRIDAADAFGWDSERRFDAICFSGAVAIVPSRFLAWLRPGGRMFVIHGQAPAMEAALVRHADNAAGFQVESLFETELPYLIGGAPIPEFKL
- a CDS encoding TolC family outer membrane protein, encoding MTRRPLALALAVILLPFGAQAEDLVQSYELARTSDPQLAAAESSRLVSREGAVQGRAAMLPQINGDASYNRSRSDSESSSPSADTSNDTTTRDLGLRLNQMVYDHSVVNRARSQNALSQAGDLQLEAAGDSLITRTSAAYFNVLVAMETLAAAEAQETALKKQFDFADKRLEVGLAPITDVHEARAQYDRARANTIVTSNALEDAYRALEEITGSDLRLLKALPQDFQPQLPSALDGEGWVAAALENNPSLKAQEYRVKSAEASVESARGGHYPTLYFGANYGRNRTDGDSTNNILNLSSDFENQSNSRSLGLTLSVPIFAGGATQSQVRQALAQRDITNDELEQQKRALVRSTRNAYRTLVAGVSEVEARKAAVFSARSAYDASQVGLEVGTRTVLDVLNNQQTLFNAEQEYALSRYNFLQNRLLLEQAAGTLDIDDLQDVNRLLTVDATLKTAP